The DNA sequence GCTACGGCTGAAGGTAGTTAAGAAATCTAAGCAGGAGGTGAAATAATGGTTTTTGTATGGATTGCTGTGGTCGCCGTAATATTTCTGCTGCTGATCTTTACGGCAGCAATTAGAGTCGTAGCTCAATATGAGAGGGGAGTCGTGCTTCGGCTGGGAAGGTTCACCGGCATTAGAGAACCAGGGCTGCGGCTGATTATTCCTTTCATTGACCGGATGTGGAAGGTAGATACCCGCATAGTGACTATGGATGTTCCAGCACAGGAAGTGATTACCCGGGACAACGTCACTATCAAAGTCGACGCCGTGATATATCTGCGGGTAATAAATGCAGATGATGCAGTGCTTAAGGTCGCAGATTATATTCGCGCTACCTCCCTCATTTCTCAGACCACTCTGCGTAGCGTTATAGGACAATCTGAGCTTGATGAGCTTCTGGCTCACCGTGACAAGATCAATGTAAAGTTGCAGCAGATTGTCGATGAACAAACAGGTCCCTGGGGGATAAAGGTGAGCGCAGTGGAGATCAA is a window from the Chloroflexota bacterium genome containing:
- a CDS encoding slipin family protein, producing MVFVWIAVVAVIFLLLIFTAAIRVVAQYERGVVLRLGRFTGIREPGLRLIIPFIDRMWKVDTRIVTMDVPAQEVITRDNVTIKVDAVIYLRVINADDAVLKVADYIRATSLISQTTLRSVIGQSELDELLAHRDKINVKLQQIVDEQTGPWGIKVSAVEIKDVLLPESMQRAMGAQAEAERDRRAKIVHAEGELQASEKLVQAAAILSTQPAALQLRYLGTLKEIATERTNMVIFPLPIDILTAFMGKGSSSGKS